One window of Cydia pomonella isolate Wapato2018A chromosome 7, ilCydPomo1, whole genome shotgun sequence genomic DNA carries:
- the LOC133519566 gene encoding uncharacterized protein LOC133519566 has protein sequence MREFLRIVLVCACALLLTVCCEDSEELDSRSEKDEKGLPTGTRRTTTQSSINATRDQQLHAVLAARRRQLLNGRLATHINNLANIANKPHKSNTTFLQIEVRDSNSSIIKRITFDNSSNEAAPSLRLTTTDGIREIKQDLKPHEIRHLFVPKVYQENRSRAGFLNNRRNKIQGPSTENGIIYVPPEKLEGLDKEVDLEPDEEFQVDESNHGLYLLNYSDTDNVTQVPVLNETVTTNEVNVSSPVKIETTTSTSTVTSNVSTEAPNVHVHKKDEQIEDIIANSTDTKNTKPLKVENEKDKRNDTQFMSEEIYNHFRPLESELPVEDMTPFINFGQKIAGQIINDNLTDSPSLSASTKSVNFIVGAPERRKFNSRYSATEKYKNTSVDEEELNEEMDVSVVKNTIEKNKIRNTVKGPAPQRHVGLVNAYRKHTTPSTSKPPNIAQLNVTEPIIINVTPSSADKSSNATNSTVNKENINTNSTAKENVPSKTNGTLVPRNYTRSYYNLRRRPARVTTASSTENILPVVVVNTTTEKASTVYTAVVTSVSITSSMKGQNKTDIKDADNNTVIETIVSKENDTIPKVFLINVTETTPIPPPSSRVPYKHRIRIRTTTTESSIQSSPAVYMHRAYEDNDVTTKVSDLKNEATTSRISERLANLFRQNEYENNNNGSTIRPKNILRRRRPTTTTTSAPVSSIRPTFLTTISTTTELPTSPVTAAETLTATETTIKPLIVTSRTSSQSSYKPTVTPDTSTEKEENITSVDSVEDGKATSDNEVVIEPEKTYTASYVLAGLGFLPVAGIVVFVLRNILNKKTKEIDTEYEGYFDDDEVKKESPITPVARPPLPTPTKPDNKWEFPRNKLRLQTLLGQGNFGQVWKAEADDLNGHDGLTRLVAVKSIKESASQKEKQELLHEIYIMQKIGTHPNVVTLLACCTEHEPYLLIMEYVMCGKLLTYLRERRSRPDRFSGSGALTSRDLTVFAYCVARGMDYIASKGIVHRDLAARNVLVDHNKLCKIADFGMSRAAGGASRNRGALPVRWMAPEALLYNVYSHSTDVWAFGITLWEIVTLGSTPYAAMSGREVLAAVTEGYRLERPPHCKPQLYRAMHSCWHADPSQRPTFAALKAQLAELLDNEPSEGNYVDLDSFYQESSVYSDPSAIIHDDEGLSAEYDRERRCFRELTKGPTKYDNHGFNFRERNEDLLNKFGGTPRMGGFGIRDVPFNDRNFSDGEFNERTFTDKSFTDKNFTDKNFTDTNFTERKEKLSTSSFHKEREGRESNLVSRNSFSGFPRIGTRDGHFQMMPDGRNKRVSEFECDI, from the exons GCACCCGTCGTACAACGACACAGAGTAGCATCAACGCGACTCGGGACCAGCAGCTGCACGCCGTACTGGCGGCGCGTCGGCGCCAGCTGCTCAACGGGCGGCTCGCCACGCACATCAACAACTTAGCCAACATAGCTAATAAGCCACACAA GAGTAACACTACATTCCTCCAGATAGAAGTCCGAGACTCAAACAGCTCTATAATCAAGAGGATAACGTTTGACAACTCAAGCAACGAAGCGGCTCCCAGCCTTCGGCTCACGACGACCGATGGTATACGGGAGATCAAACAAGATCTCAAACCCCATGAGATCAGACATCTATTCGTGCCCAAAGTCTACCAAGAAAATCGAAGTCGAGCAGGTTTTCTAAACAACagaagaaataaaatacaaggaCCTTCTACAGAAAATGGAATAATATACGTTCCACCAGAAAAACTTGAAGGACTGGATAAAGAGGTAGACTTAGAGCCAGATGAAGAGTTTCAAGTTGATGAATCTAATCATGGTTTATATTTGCTCAACTATTCAGATACTGATAATGTCACACAAGTTCCGGTTTTAAATGAAACTGTTACTACAAATGAAGTTAATGTAAGCAGTCCTGTTAAAATTGAAACTACAACATCAACAAGTACCGTTACTAGTAACGTTTCAACAGAAGCGCCTAATGTTCACGTTCATAAAAAAGATGAACAAATTGAAGATATTATTGCCAATAGTACTGATACGAAAAACACAAAGCCTTTAAAAGTGGAGAATGAAAAAGATAAGAGGAATGATACTCAGTTCATGTCAGAAGAAATTTATAATCATTTTAGACCACTTGAATCTGAATTGCCAGTTGAGGACATGACGCCTTTTATTAATTTTGGCCAAAAGATAGCAGGACAAATTATTAACGATAATCTAACAGATTCTCCATCGTTGTCAGCATCAACTAAGTCAGTGAATTTCATTGTTGGTGCCCCGGAACGGCGAAAATTCAATTCTAGATATTCTGCCACCGAAAAGTATAAGAACACAAGTGTTGATGAAGAAGAGTTGAATGAAGAAATGGATGTCTCTGTTGTTAAGAATACAATTGAAAAGAATAAGATCAGAAACACTGTAAAAGGACCAGCTCCTCAGCGTCATGTAGGATTAGTTAATGCTTACAGAAAACATACTACGCCATCCACATCCAAGCCTCCAAATATTGCTCAACTTAATGTTACTGAACCGATAATAATAAATGTGACACCTAGTTCTGCAGATAAAAGCAGTAATGCAACAAATTCCACTGtcaataaagaaaatatcaaCACAAACTCCACTGCCAAAGAAAATGTTCCGAGTAAAACAAATGGAACTTTAGTGCCGAGGAATTACACAAGAAGTTATTATAATTTGCGGCGTCGGCCTGCTAGAGTCACAACTGCTTCAAGTACTGAAAATATACTACCCGTTGTAGTTGTAAACACAACAACAGAAAAAGCTTCAACGGTTTATACAGCTGTGGTAACTTCTGTGTCAATAACATCTTCCATGAAAGGCCAGAATAAAACTGACATCAAAGATGCTGACAATAATACAGTCATCGAGACAATTGTGTCTAAGGAAAATGATACTATACCTAAAGTCTTTCTCATCAATGTTACTGAGACAACGCCAATACCGCCACCTTCTTCTAGGGTACCATATAAACATAGAATAAGAATACGAACAACAACTACGGAGAGTAGTATCCAGTCCAGCCCAGCAGTTTATATGCATCGAGCATATGAAGACAACGATGTTACAACAAAAGTTTCTGACCTCAAAAACGAAGCGACAACTTCCAGGATATCCGAACGACTGGCCAATCTATTTCGTCAAAATGAAtatgaaaacaataataacggaAGTACAATTAGACCGAAGAATATTCTAAGAAGACGACGGCCAACTACAACTACGACTTCTGCTCCAGTATCTAGTATACGACCTACATTTTTGACTACCATTTCGACTACGACTGAGCTACCAACAAGTCCCGTCACAGCGGCGGAGACTTTGACAGCTACTGAAACAACTATAAAACCATTGATTGTCACTTCAAGGACATCATCGCAATCTAGTTATAAACCAACAGTTACACCAGACACATCAAcggaaaaagaagaaaatatcaCTTCAGTTGATTCAGTGGAAGACGGAAAAGCTACTTCTGATAACGAAGTAGTTATAGAACCCGAAAAAACCTACACGGCATCGTATGTCCTAGCCGGATTAGGTTTCCTACCTGTAGCGGGTATAGTAGTATttgttttaagaaatattttaaataagaagaCCAAAGAGATAGACACGGAGTACGAGGGTTACTTCGATGATGATGAGGTGAAAAAGGAGTCTCCTATAACGCCCGTGGCGCGGCCTCCACTGCCGACACCAACCAAGCCAGACAACAAGTGGGAGTTCCCGAGAAACAAGTTGAGGCTACAAACTTTATTGGGTCAAGGGAACTTTGGACAG GTGTGGAAAGCCGAAGCAGATGACCTGAACGGCCACGACGGGCTGACGCGACTGGTCGCCGTGAAGAGCATCAAGGAGTCTGCCTCGCAAAAGGAGAAGCAGGAGCTGCTGCACGAGATCTACATCATGCAGAAGATAGGCACCCATCCGAATGTCGTCACGTTGCTCGCTTGCTGCACTGAACATG AGCCCTACCTCCTCATAATGGAATACGTAATGTGCGGTAAGCTGCTTACGTACCTGCGCGAGCGGCGCTCCAGGCCCGACCGTTTCAGCGGAAGCGGGGCGTTGACTTCTCGGGATCTCACGGTGTTTGCTTACTGCGTGGCTCGTGGGATGGACTATATCGCTTCCAAAGGG ATCGTCCACCGCGACCTAGCTGCCCGCAACGTGCTGGTCGACCACAACAAGCTGTGTAAGATCGCCGACTTCGGCATGTCGCGAGCAGCAGGCGGTGCCTCACGTAATCGAGGGGCGTTGCCTGTCAGATGGATGGCCCCTGAAGCATTGCTTTACAATGTGTACAGCCATTCGACGGATGTGTGGGCTTTTGGGATTACTTTGTGGGAGATCGTCACGCTTG GTTCCACACCATACGCAGCGATGTCCGGGCGCGAGGTGCTGGCCGCCGTGACGGAGGGCTACCGGCTCGAGCGGCCGCCGCACTGCAAGCCGCAGCTCTACCGCGCCATGCACTCCTGCTGGCACGCCGACCCCTCGCAGCGGCCCACCTTCGCGGCCCTCAAGGCACAACTCGCCGAGCTCCTAGACAATGAGCCGTCGGAAGGGAATTATGTGGACCTGGACTCGTTTTATCAGGAGTCCTCGGTGTACAGCGATCCGTCGGCGATTATACATGACGATGAGGGGCTGTCTGCGGAGTATGATCGGGAGAGACGATGTTTTAGAGA ACTTACCAAAGGCCCCACGAAATACGACAACCACGGCTTCAACTTCCGCGAAAGAAATGAAGATCTTCTAAACAAATTCGGGGGCACACCGAGAATGGGTGGTTTCGGCATCCGAGACGTCCCCTTCAACGACAGAAACTTCTCCGACGGCGAGTTCAACGAGCGCACCTTCACCGACAAAAGTTTCACCGACAAAAATTTCACCGACAAAAATTTCACCGACACTAACTTCACTGAAAGAAAGGAAAAACTCTCCACGTCGAGCTTCCACAAAGAACGGGAGGGCAGAGAGAGCAATTTGGTCAGTAGGAATAGTTTTAGTGGGTTCCCTAGGATAGGCACGAGGGATGGCCATTTTCAAATGATGCCTGATGGGAGGAATAAAAGGGTTTCGGAGTTTGAATGTGACATCTGA